A segment of the Hallerella succinigenes genome:
TCCTGCATCAATTCCGGAATCCCGCCATTTTTTCACGAGAAGTGCCGTGATAAAAGTCTTGCCGACATCCGTGCCGGTCGCCGTCACAAAGTAACCCTTCGCATTCAAACAACCGTTAGACATTTTTCACCTCATCTTTTGAATCGTCTGCGCAATCTTTTGGGCGGCAAATTCCAAGTCTTCGGTCGAAAGGCTTGCCATCAAGCTTGCCCGTAAGCGGGCGCTGCCCTTTTGCACGGTGGGATAGCGGATCGCGGAAATTAGAATCCCCTGTTTCTGAAGTTCCGCCGAAACCAGCAAAGCCTTTTCCTCATCGCCCACGATGATCGGAACGATCGCCGACGGAACACTCGGCACCTGCAAACCGGCCTTCCGCAAAGCCTTGCAAAAAAACTCTACATTCGACTGGAGTTTTTGCACGCACTCCGGATGATTTTCCAGATACCGCAAATTATTGCAAGCCGCAAAAGCGACCGCCGGAGCCATCGCCGTCGTGAAGATAAAGCTCCGCGCCTTGTTCTTCAAAAATTCGATCAGCTGCTTTTTGCCCGCGACAAATCCTCCTTCGCAGGCGATCGCCTTGCTCAAGGTTCCCACCGTCACGTCGGCATGTTCACAGCCAAAATATTCCGCAAGTCCGCGGCCCGTTCTGCCAACAACGCCCGTCGCATGCGCTTCGTCAATCATCAGAAGCAAGGAATGATCCTTTGCGATTTTCAAAAGTTCGGGAAGATTCGCCAAGTCGCCGTCCATGCTGAACACGGCATCGGTCACAATCACTCCGCGAACTTTTTCCGCCGCATTTTCGCCGAGCTTTTGACCGTTTACATTCACCGCTTCCGCAATCTTGGATCTTAAATCTTCGAGATCGTTGTGCTTGTAAACGTAGCACTTTGCACGGGAAAGGCGAATGCCGTCGATAATGCTTGCATGGTTCAGTTCATCGCTAAAAATGATGTCTTTCCTAGCACAGAGAGCGGAAATCGTTCCCACGTTTGCCATGTATCCCGTGCCGAACGTAATCGCAGCCTCCTCGCCTTTGAACTTTGCAATTTCCTCTTCGAGCGCTAAATGTGGCGTCTTATTTCCGGTCGTAAGGCGTGCGCCGCCGCTGCCTGTTCCCCACTTGAGAACGGCATCTGCCATCGCTTTTTTAAGTTCTGGAATATTGGCGAGGTCAAGGTATGAATTCGACGCCAAAAGCATCAGTTCTTGCGATGGTTCCCCTGATGTTCCAGCGAGCTGAATGCGGCTCGTTTCGGGGGTAGTCATGTGCCGTAAAGATCGATAAGTGTGATCCTTTTGCATCGACTGAATCACTTCATTTGTAAAATCGTCCAAAACGCTCATTTTTCGCCTTTTTTTCGGTCAACAATATAAAAAATCCGTTCAAACTTTTATGGACTATTTATCCATAGAAAGTTCTTTCATACTTAAGGCATTCGACAACGGCGAAATATTTTAATAAAAATCAAAAAAAGGATTCGGCATGAAAAAGGCATTTCTCTCTTCCGTAGCGCTCCTTGCATCACTCACCGCTACCGCAACAGCAGCTCCGTTAGCAGAAGGCGGTGCGAAATTCGTCGGCAACATCACCACGAGCGGTCAAATCCGCAATGACATGGGAACGTACTGGAACCAGATTACCCCCGAAAACGGCTGTAAATGGGGTTCTGTCCATTCCCTCTCAAACGGCAACACTGGCACAAGTAAATTCGCCTGGGACAATTACGATAAATGCGAAAGTGCCTATAAATGGGCAAAAGAAGAACCGGGCAAACGTCACTTCAAATTTCACGCCCTGGTTTGGGGTTCCCAATACCCGAACTTTCTCTGCAAAAAGAAGAATCCAAGCATTACAATAGAAAAGACCAAGCAATACATTACGGAATGGTTCGACGCCGTCGCCGAAAAATTCCCCGACCTCGAATACATCGACGTCGTTAACGAAGCAATTTGGGATGGTAACAACTACCACTCCGGCTACGGCAAACCCGCCGCCGGTGCAGAAGGGAATAGCACCGACGACACGGAATGCGGAGGCTCCTATATTATCGAAGCTCTTGGCGGTGACGATGTCGTGAACGGCAAGCACCAATACAACTTTATCACGACAGCCTTCAAAATGGCACGCGAACGTTGGCCAAAGGCGGTCCTGATTTATAACGATTATAACACGCTAACCTGGCAAATAAACGAAGGCATTGAACTCATCCAGACCATTATCAAAAATGGTGCACCTGTCGACGCTTACGGTCAGCAGGCTCACGACTGTAAAGGCATGAGCAAAACGGATTTTGAAAGCAAGATGACCCGGATTCACAAAGAAACAGGCCTTCCCCTGCTCATCTCCGAATACGACATTAGCGAAGCGGACGATGCCAAGCAAAAAAATGACTACGCAAACCACATTCCTTTTATGTGGGAAACGGAATGGGTCGCAGGCATTACCATTTGGGGATACATCAACGGAGCTACTTGGGTGTCGAACACCGGCTTAATCGATAACGGCAGAGACCGTGCCTCCATGACATGGCTCAAGGAATACTTCGCTACAAATCTGGACAAGGGCAAAAATACAACAGGACTTGGCGGAGGCGTTCTCATCGATCCTGTTCCGCAGACCGCATACAAAACCCACACAATTCCGGGCAAAATAGAATCCGAAGACTTTGATGTTCCAGGCATCGGCACGGGCAATGCAGGCTATTACGACACCGATTCCGAAAATCATGGTGACAGCTACTACCGCAGCGGAGAAAGCGTAGACCTTTACGCTAAAGCAACCGGAGTTGTCGTCGGCTACAACGTAGAAGGCGAATGGCTCGATTACACTGTAAATGTTCAAGAAACTGGAGACTACACGCTTTTTGCCGCAGTCGCAGCGGCAAGCGAAGGTTCTTCCCTCCTATTCCAAGTGGACGGCGTTGATTTGACGGATACCATTTCGGTTCCGGCAGCCACCGAAGGCGAAGAAAACTACGAAGACTACAACAAGGTCAGCGCCAATGTCACCCTGACTGCAGGCACGCACATTATTAAGATGAAGGTGATCCGCTCCTGGTTCGACATCGACTACTTTACCTTGGTGAAGGGAAAAGACGCAACCGATCCGGAACCGATTACAAACGAATCAACCAGCGTCTTTTCAAACAATTTGAATTATGACGCCCAGAAACTTCAGGATTATTACGTGTTGAATTCACTCGGCATGCGTATCGGAACGATTTCCGCATACGGATTCTCCGCCGCTGCCGATATGCTCCAGTCGTCCAATCAGCTGAAGCAGTCCGGCGTCTATTATTTAAGGAACAGGACAACAGGCGTTTCCAAGAGCGTCCGCATCAGCCGTTAACTAAACTTCGACCAGAACCTTCGTTTTCTGAAGGAACTGAATGCATTCTTCGGCGGAAGCTTTCCTCGAGTCAAAGAGGAAAATGCGACCGCCGTTTTCGTCGTTCATCTCTTTCATTTTCATGATACGCACGTAGCCAAGCCTTTTGCTCGCCACGTAACCCGTCACATAATTTGGATCGTCGCTAATGCAGAATTCCGCGACCATGCCCGGTGCATTAGCGACCTTTGTCGCAAGGACAATCGCTTCGTTAAAATGGTTCTTTTTTCCGTCCACTTCGCTTGAATGCAAAGCGTCCATGTAAGTCGCCCGGACTCCGCGTTCCTTGTCCGGTTCCAAGCGCTTCCCCGTCGCAATATCGTAGAGCATGGCTCCGCGCATCGGGAAGGTTTCTTTTAATAGTTTAGATAGGCTCGTTTCAAAATCCTTCAAGAAACCGGCCAACTCGGAAGGCGTCGCAGCGTTCTCCATGGCATTTTCCAACCTGTCGTTGCAGGCGACATCGTCGCGAAGCAAGCCAAACGCCTTTTTCAATCCTTCTTCTGCCGTTTCCACGTCCACGCGGGTCACTGGCAAAGCCTTCAAAATTTGGATATCCTTTTCCAGGACCTTCTCGATTTTCACATTGATAAAATCCGGATCTCCCTTAGAATGCGACATCGCCCGATGCACCATGGCCCTGCAAACATCTTCCACCATTTCGCGTTTTACAATGCGTTCCGCACCGGAAATATGCTGTTCGTGTTGATTGACGCCTTCGCCCATATGCTGCGAAGCTCGCATTTTTAAGCTATAGTAATTCATAATGACCTCAATAAAGGGAATCTTACATTCCCTTATTCGTGGAATTCATCATCCCCATCGACAACCGGCAAAGGTTCGCATTCCCCAATCCGTTTCATCGCTTCGCAAATGCGGTCTATTTCCGCTTCGGTCGTCACCAACGGTGGCATCGTGTACACGTAATTGCAGAACGGACGAAGCCACACTCCTGTTTCCCGAATGACCTTCAAAATGTCGTCAGATGAAGGTTTCGCTTTCAGTTCTAGCACCCCGATCGCTCCACAGACACGGACATCCGCCGTATTTTCCAAACTGCGCAACGGTGCCAGATTCTGCTTTAAGCGAGCCTCAATCCGCTTCACGGCACTTGGATAATCCCGATTTTCAAAAAGCGACAGCGAAGCTATCCCCGCCGCACAAGCGAGAGGGTTCGCCATGTAAGTCGGGCCATGCATAAACGCAGAGATTTTACTATTCGTAATCGTCTCCGCGACCATCTCCGACGCCACACAGGCCGCCATGGTGATGCTTCCCCCGGTCAGCGCCTTCCCGATGCACATGATATCCGGCAAAATTCCCGCATGTTCCATTGCAAAACGCGGACCGGTCCGAAAAAAGCCCGAAGCGATTTCGTCTAAAATCAAAAGAATCCCGTAGCGGTCGCAAAGTTTCCGCAAACGTTTCAGATAGCCCGCATTATACAGCCACATCCCGTTTCCACCTTGGAAAACAGGTTCGCAAATGACCGCTGCAATTTCATGTAGATGTTCCGCAACGGTCTGTTCCATCGAAACGAAGTCCGTATCGTCCCAAGGTTCGTCGACTCTGCAGTTCGGACGTTCCGCAAAATAATGATGCGGCATGATTTCGCGAAAGAGCACATGCATGCCATCGGGATCCGAGAGCGCCATCGCCCCGGCGGTATCCCCATGATAGCCGCCTTTCAGCGCCACAAGCTTACTCTTTTCTGGATGCCCCATGGCATACTGATACTGCACCGCCATTTTCGCCGCGCATTCCACGGCAATACTGCCGGAATCCGCAAAAAAGATTCTATTCAATCCCTGCGGCAAAAAGTTCACCAGTTTTTCACCGAGTTCAATCGCCGGTTCATGCGTAAAGCCGCCGAACATCACATGGCACATTTTTTCACTCTGCTTCTGAATCGCTTCCACGATTTCCGGAGCATTATGGCCGTGCGCCATGCACCACCAACTGGAAACGGCGTCGATCAGATGCAGACCGTCCGCCGTTTCAATCGTCGTTCCATGAGCTTCCTTTGCCAAGAATCGCGCCGGAGTATTTTTCAACGCTGCATAAGGATGCCACAGATGTTCTTTATCAAATTGGAGATTCTCTTTTAAATTCATGATTTAGGCTCACTTTTCAAAGAGAATAATAGCTCTTTCCGCTCAAATCATTCCGAGAAAGTACTGGTGAACCTTGCGATCCAAATCCAGTTCCGGGTGAAAAGCAAGGGCGAGCTGTTTTTTGTACTGCACAGCGACAATCTTATCACCAATCGAAGGAGAATCCACATGCGCGAGAACTTCCACGCCATCGTTCACCTGATTGATGATCGGAGCGCGAATGAATGTCATCGGAATATTCCCCACGTGCTTCAAATCGTGCTGCACAAAAAAGCTTCCCAACTGCCGACCGTAAGCGTTTCGTTCCACCGTCACGGGAAGCGTCGCAAAATACGTCGACTTGTCATTCGAAAGCTTTTCCGCAAGCAGAATCAAGCCGGCGCAAGTCGCAAGCACCGGAAGGCCTTCGCGGATCTTCTTCTGAAGAGGTTCAAAAAGACCGAGATCGCGAAGCAACTTCCCCTGAACGGTACTTTCACCTCCCGGCAGCACAAGGCCATCCATCGGACGATCCAAATCGCGCAACTGGCGAATTTCAAAAGCCTCGGCGCCCAAGGATTCAAGGACGCGTTCATGTTCAATGAACGCTCCCTGAACCGCAAGAACTCCAATGTGCAGTTTTCTTTTTTCCACTACTTGCCTCTTTCCGCCATCAGCAAGGCGATTTCCTGTTCGTTGATTCCGACCATCGCTTCTCCGAGATCTTCCGAAAGCGAAGCGATCAGCTTGGCATCGGTATAGTTCGTCACCGCCTGCACAATCGCCGCGGCACGCTTTGCCGGATTACCAGACTTGAAAATTCCCGACCCCACAAAAACGCCTTCCGCGCCGAGCTGCATCATCAAAGCGGCATCCGCCGGAGTCGCAACGCCACCCGCCGCAAAATTCACCACCGGGAGTTTTCCGTGATCATGCACATAGCGAACCAAGTCATACGAAACCTGCAATTCCTTGGCACGGTTAAAGAGTTCGTCTTCACGCATGCTCGTAATTCTTGCGATTTCCTGATTCATCAAACGCATGTGACGCACTGCCTGTACAATATCTCCCGTACCCGGCTCCCCCTTGGTACGGATCATCGAAGCGCCTTCTTCAATCCGACGCAGCGCTTCGCCCAAATCCTTTGCTCCACACACAAACGGCACTTCAAAATCACGCTTGTTGATGTGGAAAACATCGTCCGCCGGAGAAAGCACTTCGCTTTCATCGATGTAGTCAATTTCAATCGCCTGCAAAATCTGTGCTTCTGCAAAGTGTCCAATGCGGCACTTCGCCATCACCGGAATCGAAACCGCATCCTGAATTCCCTTGATCATCTTCGGATCGCTCATCCGGGAAACGCCACCCGCCGCACGGATATCCGCCGGAATGCGTTCGAGCGCCATCACGGCAGCGGCACCTGCCGCTTCTGCAATCTTTGCCTGTTCCGGAGTCGTCACGTCCATAATCACACCGCCCTTCAGCATCTGGGCAAGGTTACGGTTCAATTCGCTGCGGCTTTCTGTTTTCGTTTCGTTCGTCATCATGACCTCACTTGTTTTGGTTCAAGGGGTAATTTAGAACGAACAAAATCACATTCCAACGTTCAAGTTTCTATTATTTTGACCATACCACAATAAGGTCAGTTGCATATCAGATTTTTATATTTCTAGAAGATCAGAAACTTTTTTTCAAGGGCAAAAGAATGTTCACCTACGACATGTCTAAAGCAGGAAATGAATCTCTTTATCATTATCTGTACCAGTGCATCCGAAAGGACATTCTTTCAAAAAGGCTCGAAGCCGATTCCCGCTTGCCTTCCAAACGAAGCCTTGCCCAAAATCTCGGCGTGAGCGTCGTAACCGTCGAAAACGCTTATGCGCAACTCCTTGCAGAAGGCTACATCTATTCCCTTCCCAAAAAAGGTTTTTACATCGCCCAAATTCAGGCGCCCGCACAAGCCACCCGCTTTAACACAAAGCCCAGCAAACCTTCCCACCAATACACAGCAAACGACGAGCCCGAAAACCTGGACCCCAAATACATCGCCGATTTCGCAAGCAACGCCGCAGACATCGAAAGTTTCCCCTTCAGCACCTGGGCAAAGATCACCCGCGAAATCCTCTGCGAACGTCAAGCCGACCTGCTCCGCGTATCGCCCAGCGAAGGCGTCTTTGAACTGCGCAGGGCCATTGCACACATGCTTCTCGAATTTCGAAACATTCGCGTAGCGCCTTCGCAAATCGTCATCGGCGCAGGAACAGACATTCTCTACGGGCTTCTTTTGCAGTTGCTCGGCTTTGACAAATGTTACGCAATTGAAGATCCAGGCTACAGCAAAATTTCAAAGCTCTACAGCCAGTACAACGTGAACTTTTGCTACATCCCCGTCCAAGCCCAAAGCTTTGTCGCAGAGCTCGAAAAATCCAACGCCGATGTGGTACACCTTTCGCCGTCGCATCATTTTCCTACGGGAAAGGTGATGCCGATTGCCGAACGTTACCGTTTGCTCAGCTGGGCGACCGCATCGCCCAAGCGCTATATTATCGAAGACGATTATGACAGCGAATTTCGCATGTCTGGAAGACCCATTCCCGCTCTGCAAAACATCGATGTTCTCGACAAGGTCATTTATCTGAACACCTTCTCCAAAACGCTGACTTCAACGATTCGCTTGAGCTACATGGTTTTACCCAAATCTCTCGCCCAAAAATTTCACGAGGAACTTTCCTTTTATTCCTGTACCGTCTCTAACCTCGACCAATATGCGATGGCTCGCTTTATGGAAGGAGGCTTTTACGAAACGCACATCAACCGCGCACGCAATCTGTACCGTGCAAAACGCGACGCCCTGCTCACCGCCATTCAAAAAAGCAAGCTTTGCAAATACACCACGATTTACGAAGAAGATGCGGGACTGCACTTTATCTTAGGCGTTGATACAGATCTTTCCGACGTGGAATTCTGCAAAAAAGCGGAAGCGAGAGGAGTTCACATCCGCGCCTTGTCCGAATATTACTTTGAAGCAGAGCCCTCCCTGCACAAGTTCATCGTGAACTATTCTTCGGTCGATAAAGCTTCCATGCCGCAGGCGGTACAAGTCCTTTCATCGATCGTCGGCTAAGCGCAATTTAGGCGAGCATCGCGTCCAAAAGTTCTGTCATCGCCGCGTTCAATTCCGGGAGAGCGGTCTTTGCCGTTTCCAAAATTTGCGACTTCGACTGCACATACTTCGCCTTTGCAGACAGCGCCGTTTCCAGTTCTTCCGCACAGTTTTCAAGCAAGCTGTTCAAGGATTCCGCAGTCGTTTCCAAATGGAATTGCAGGCCTAGAGAACGTCCCATCTTAAAGCCTTGATTACGGCACGCTTCACTGTAGGCTATCGATTCCGCATATTCCGGAATATCAAAGGTTTCACCATGCCAATGGAAGGCGTTGACCGTAAAGCCGTTTTCAAACGTCACCGGGTAAAAACCGATTTCCTTTTCTGGATTCTGACGAATCGGAGCAAAGAAAGCGTTCGCCATAATTTGAGCGCCTAGGCAAACGCCAAGCACAGGCTTGTCCGCCGCAAAGAGTTCACGGCAAAGCTGTTTTTCTTCTACCATAAAAGGATACTTGTCTTCTTCCAAAGCGCTCATCGGGCCACCCATCAGAACCGCAAAGTCCACGTCCAAAGAACTCGGCACCGGATCGCCTGCATAAAGCTTTACCAGGTGAACGTGATACCCTTTCGATTCCAAGTATGGAAGAATGGCGCCAGGACCTTCAAAAGCAACGTGCTGAAAGATATAAGTTTCCATGCCTGCAAAATAAAAAATTCCCGGCTTAGTGCACTAAGCCAGGAATTTTTTCAGTCTTGATAGACTCAGATTATTGAACGCGCTTCATCATGATGCGGCGGTTCAGTTCGCGACCTTCAGCCGTGCTGTTGTCGGCAACCGGATCCGCTTCGCCCATACCGACCGCTTCGAGACGGCTCTTATCTACGCCGTTCTTCACGAGTTCGGTAACGACTGCGTCGGCACGCTTCTGAGAAAGTTTCAGGTTGGACTTATCGTTACCGCGGTCATCGGTGTAACCGAGGATCTGGTAGCGTTCATCCTTGCGTTCCTTCGAGTTCAATTTCTTAGCGAGTTCACGGAGAGTTCTCTTCGAGTTAGCCGTGAGCTTGGCCTTGCCACTTGCGAAGTAGACTTCAAGCTTGATTTCTTCAACAGGGCAGCCATCTGCATCCGGAGAACCGGCTTCGAACGGACACTTGTCGAGGCCAGAGCACTGACCGGCGAACATGTCGAGCATACCCTTCTGAGTAACCCACGGATCGCAGACGCCGTCCGCATCCGAGTCCGGATTGTCGAGCGGGCAACCGTTGTTGGACACAGAACCCGAGTCAAACGGGCACTTGTCAAGGCCGGTGCAAACATCTGCGAACATTTCGAGCATACCCTTCTGGGTAACCCAAGCATCGCAAACGCCGTCCTTATCCGAGTCCGGATTGTCGAGCGGGCAACCGTCATTCTTCACAGAACCAGAATCATACGGGCACTTGTCGAGACCGGTGCAGACATCCTTGAAGACATCCTGCATTCCCTTCTGGGTAACCCAAGCATCGCAAACACCGTCATGGTCAACGTCCGGATCTTCCGTCGGGCAGCCATCCGTTGCAAGCGGACCCTTTTCGTTCGGGCATTTATCCACGCCCGTGCAGACGCTCTTGTAATCATCGAGCATGCCGCGTTCCGAGACCCAAGCATCGCAAACGCTATCCTGGTCGGAGTCCGGATTGCCAAGCGGGCAACCTTCGTTTTCAATCGGGCCATATTCAGCCGGGCACTTATCCACGCCCTTGCATTGCTTCATGTTCGGATCGGTCGGGTTTTCGAAGAAGTAGCCGAGCTGCTTTTCGGTAACCCAAGCATCGCAGAGACCATCACCATCGACGTCCGGATCCGGCCACGGGCAACCCTTGTTAGCCACAGGACCAGCTTCACCCGGGCACAT
Coding sequences within it:
- a CDS encoding aminotransferase class I/II-fold pyridoxal phosphate-dependent enzyme, encoding MSVLDDFTNEVIQSMQKDHTYRSLRHMTTPETSRIQLAGTSGEPSQELMLLASNSYLDLANIPELKKAMADAVLKWGTGSGGARLTTGNKTPHLALEEEIAKFKGEEAAITFGTGYMANVGTISALCARKDIIFSDELNHASIIDGIRLSRAKCYVYKHNDLEDLRSKIAEAVNVNGQKLGENAAEKVRGVIVTDAVFSMDGDLANLPELLKIAKDHSLLLMIDEAHATGVVGRTGRGLAEYFGCEHADVTVGTLSKAIACEGGFVAGKKQLIEFLKNKARSFIFTTAMAPAVAFAACNNLRYLENHPECVQKLQSNVEFFCKALRKAGLQVPSVPSAIVPIIVGDEEKALLVSAELQKQGILISAIRYPTVQKGSARLRASLMASLSTEDLEFAAQKIAQTIQKMR
- a CDS encoding cellulase family glycosylhydrolase, with protein sequence MKKAFLSSVALLASLTATATAAPLAEGGAKFVGNITTSGQIRNDMGTYWNQITPENGCKWGSVHSLSNGNTGTSKFAWDNYDKCESAYKWAKEEPGKRHFKFHALVWGSQYPNFLCKKKNPSITIEKTKQYITEWFDAVAEKFPDLEYIDVVNEAIWDGNNYHSGYGKPAAGAEGNSTDDTECGGSYIIEALGGDDVVNGKHQYNFITTAFKMARERWPKAVLIYNDYNTLTWQINEGIELIQTIIKNGAPVDAYGQQAHDCKGMSKTDFESKMTRIHKETGLPLLISEYDISEADDAKQKNDYANHIPFMWETEWVAGITIWGYINGATWVSNTGLIDNGRDRASMTWLKEYFATNLDKGKNTTGLGGGVLIDPVPQTAYKTHTIPGKIESEDFDVPGIGTGNAGYYDTDSENHGDSYYRSGESVDLYAKATGVVVGYNVEGEWLDYTVNVQETGDYTLFAAVAAASEGSSLLFQVDGVDLTDTISVPAATEGEENYEDYNKVSANVTLTAGTHIIKMKVIRSWFDIDYFTLVKGKDATDPEPITNESTSVFSNNLNYDAQKLQDYYVLNSLGMRIGTISAYGFSAAADMLQSSNQLKQSGVYYLRNRTTGVSKSVRISR
- a CDS encoding 6-carboxyhexanoate--CoA ligase, encoding MNYYSLKMRASQHMGEGVNQHEQHISGAERIVKREMVEDVCRAMVHRAMSHSKGDPDFINVKIEKVLEKDIQILKALPVTRVDVETAEEGLKKAFGLLRDDVACNDRLENAMENAATPSELAGFLKDFETSLSKLLKETFPMRGAMLYDIATGKRLEPDKERGVRATYMDALHSSEVDGKKNHFNEAIVLATKVANAPGMVAEFCISDDPNYVTGYVASKRLGYVRIMKMKEMNDENGGRIFLFDSRKASAEECIQFLQKTKVLVEV
- the bioA gene encoding adenosylmethionine--8-amino-7-oxononanoate transaminase, yielding MNLKENLQFDKEHLWHPYAALKNTPARFLAKEAHGTTIETADGLHLIDAVSSWWCMAHGHNAPEIVEAIQKQSEKMCHVMFGGFTHEPAIELGEKLVNFLPQGLNRIFFADSGSIAVECAAKMAVQYQYAMGHPEKSKLVALKGGYHGDTAGAMALSDPDGMHVLFREIMPHHYFAERPNCRVDEPWDDTDFVSMEQTVAEHLHEIAAVICEPVFQGGNGMWLYNAGYLKRLRKLCDRYGILLILDEIASGFFRTGPRFAMEHAGILPDIMCIGKALTGGSITMAACVASEMVAETITNSKISAFMHGPTYMANPLACAAGIASLSLFENRDYPSAVKRIEARLKQNLAPLRSLENTADVRVCGAIGVLELKAKPSSDDILKVIRETGVWLRPFCNYVYTMPPLVTTEAEIDRICEAMKRIGECEPLPVVDGDDEFHE
- the pdxT gene encoding pyridoxal 5'-phosphate synthase glutaminase subunit PdxT; amino-acid sequence: MHIGVLAVQGAFIEHERVLESLGAEAFEIRQLRDLDRPMDGLVLPGGESTVQGKLLRDLGLFEPLQKKIREGLPVLATCAGLILLAEKLSNDKSTYFATLPVTVERNAYGRQLGSFFVQHDLKHVGNIPMTFIRAPIINQVNDGVEVLAHVDSPSIGDKIVAVQYKKQLALAFHPELDLDRKVHQYFLGMI
- the pdxS gene encoding pyridoxal 5'-phosphate synthase lyase subunit PdxS, whose amino-acid sequence is MMTNETKTESRSELNRNLAQMLKGGVIMDVTTPEQAKIAEAAGAAAVMALERIPADIRAAGGVSRMSDPKMIKGIQDAVSIPVMAKCRIGHFAEAQILQAIEIDYIDESEVLSPADDVFHINKRDFEVPFVCGAKDLGEALRRIEEGASMIRTKGEPGTGDIVQAVRHMRLMNQEIARITSMREDELFNRAKELQVSYDLVRYVHDHGKLPVVNFAAGGVATPADAALMMQLGAEGVFVGSGIFKSGNPAKRAAAIVQAVTNYTDAKLIASLSEDLGEAMVGINEQEIALLMAERGK
- a CDS encoding PLP-dependent aminotransferase family protein, with translation MFTYDMSKAGNESLYHYLYQCIRKDILSKRLEADSRLPSKRSLAQNLGVSVVTVENAYAQLLAEGYIYSLPKKGFYIAQIQAPAQATRFNTKPSKPSHQYTANDEPENLDPKYIADFASNAADIESFPFSTWAKITREILCERQADLLRVSPSEGVFELRRAIAHMLLEFRNIRVAPSQIVIGAGTDILYGLLLQLLGFDKCYAIEDPGYSKISKLYSQYNVNFCYIPVQAQSFVAELEKSNADVVHLSPSHHFPTGKVMPIAERYRLLSWATASPKRYIIEDDYDSEFRMSGRPIPALQNIDVLDKVIYLNTFSKTLTSTIRLSYMVLPKSLAQKFHEELSFYSCTVSNLDQYAMARFMEGGFYETHINRARNLYRAKRDALLTAIQKSKLCKYTTIYEEDAGLHFILGVDTDLSDVEFCKKAEARGVHIRALSEYYFEAEPSLHKFIVNYSSVDKASMPQAVQVLSSIVG
- a CDS encoding type 1 glutamine amidotransferase; this encodes METYIFQHVAFEGPGAILPYLESKGYHVHLVKLYAGDPVPSSLDVDFAVLMGGPMSALEEDKYPFMVEEKQLCRELFAADKPVLGVCLGAQIMANAFFAPIRQNPEKEIGFYPVTFENGFTVNAFHWHGETFDIPEYAESIAYSEACRNQGFKMGRSLGLQFHLETTAESLNSLLENCAEELETALSAKAKYVQSKSQILETAKTALPELNAAMTELLDAMLA